Proteins encoded in a region of the Pseudomonas sp. PDNC002 genome:
- the pcaQ gene encoding pca operon transcription factor PcaQ, producing the protein MNIDSRIKFRHLVCFLEVARQGSLARAADALAVSQPAISKTLKELEDLLEASLFERGKSGASLTEAGVAFLRYAGPCVQALRDGVNSLRGGEYASSTVRLGVLSTVESLLMPETVRRLHERHPALVVSVMTGPSAHLLSQLRVGELDLVVGRMTESPQIQDLTFEHLYSESMTLVARAGHPLLGRPLPPSALDDWPLVLPLAGTTIRKSADSLLVQSGLGQPRRRLETLSTVLSRRYVLTSDALWIAPLDSVRLDLRSGEMVELPLDVQEPGGSVGVCSNSTLPLSLGAHWCLEVLREVGEAYRDGTYP; encoded by the coding sequence ATGAATATCGATTCGCGTATCAAGTTCCGCCACCTCGTGTGCTTCCTCGAAGTGGCCCGGCAGGGCAGCCTGGCCCGCGCGGCGGACGCCCTGGCGGTGAGCCAGCCGGCCATCTCGAAGACGCTCAAGGAGCTGGAGGATCTGCTCGAAGCCAGCCTGTTCGAACGCGGCAAGAGTGGCGCCAGTCTGACCGAGGCGGGCGTGGCCTTCCTGCGTTACGCCGGTCCCTGCGTGCAGGCATTGCGCGATGGTGTGAACAGCCTGCGCGGCGGCGAATACGCCTCCAGCACCGTGCGCCTGGGCGTGCTCTCCACCGTCGAAAGCCTGCTGATGCCGGAGACGGTGCGGCGCCTGCACGAACGTCACCCGGCGCTGGTGGTCAGCGTGATGACAGGGCCGAGCGCGCACCTGCTCTCGCAACTGCGTGTCGGTGAGCTGGACCTGGTGGTTGGCCGCATGACCGAAAGCCCGCAGATCCAGGACCTCACTTTCGAACACCTGTACAGCGAATCCATGACGCTGGTGGCCCGCGCTGGCCATCCGCTGCTGGGTCGCCCATTGCCGCCCTCGGCGCTGGACGACTGGCCGCTGGTGCTGCCGTTGGCCGGCACCACCATCCGTAAATCCGCCGACAGCCTGCTGGTGCAGAGCGGCCTCGGCCAGCCGCGTCGTCGGCTGGAAACCCTGTCCACGGTGCTCAGCCGCCGTTATGTATTGACCAGCGACGCGCTGTGGATCGCCCCGCTGGATTCGGTGCGCCTGGACCTGCGCTCCGGCGAGATGGTCGAACTGCCGCTGGACGTGCAGGAACCGGGCGGTTCGGTAGGTGTTTGCAGCAACTCGACGTTGCCGCTTTCGCTGGGTGCGCACTGGTGCCTGGAGGTATTGCGCGAGGTGGGTGAGGCGTACCGCGACGGCACTTATCCATAA
- a CDS encoding helix-turn-helix domain-containing protein translates to MRAVIEQRADNPVPVFRLYGETAAWPTPDLIHCESIASRSRLHDWEIRPHRHGDLVQLLYVQSGEAELEVEGRVTPIREASLQVTPALAVHGFRFAEDVQGWVLSMGLPLAEQLGHLLQSPVLEQPACFAVGEGKRHLDTLFESIDREYAGQAPGRDLMLQSLLNMLLVWLNRRALEQSRAQASQQDRGVEHVHAFSRLLEQDFRLHRPIEHYAAALGISAAHLNALCRRLAGQSALQMIHQRLLLEAKRNLVYTAMTIQQVSDSLGFSEPAYFSRFFKRYAGVSPRAFREPR, encoded by the coding sequence ATGCGGGCGGTGATCGAACAACGTGCTGACAATCCGGTCCCGGTGTTCCGCCTGTATGGCGAAACGGCCGCGTGGCCGACGCCGGACCTGATCCACTGCGAGTCCATCGCCTCGCGTAGCCGCCTGCACGATTGGGAAATCCGTCCGCATCGCCATGGCGATCTGGTGCAGCTGTTGTATGTGCAGTCCGGTGAGGCGGAGCTGGAGGTGGAGGGGCGAGTGACGCCGATCCGCGAGGCGTCGCTGCAAGTTACGCCGGCGCTCGCGGTGCACGGCTTCCGCTTCGCCGAGGATGTGCAGGGCTGGGTGCTGAGCATGGGGCTGCCGTTGGCCGAGCAATTGGGGCATCTGCTGCAAAGCCCGGTGTTGGAGCAGCCGGCGTGCTTTGCCGTGGGCGAGGGCAAGCGCCATCTGGATACGCTGTTCGAGTCCATCGACCGCGAGTACGCCGGGCAGGCACCGGGTCGTGACCTGATGCTGCAATCGCTGCTCAACATGCTGCTGGTCTGGCTCAACCGCCGGGCGCTGGAGCAGTCCCGCGCCCAGGCGAGCCAGCAGGATCGAGGCGTCGAGCATGTGCATGCCTTCTCCCGTCTGCTGGAGCAGGACTTCCGTTTACATCGCCCCATCGAGCATTACGCGGCGGCGCTGGGCATCAGCGCCGCGCACCTCAATGCACTGTGCCGGCGCCTGGCCGGGCAGTCGGCGCTGCAGATGATCCACCAGCGCCTGCTGCTGGAGGCCAAGCGCAACCTGGTGTACACAGCCATGACCATCCAGCAGGTGTCGGACAGCCTGGGCTTCTCCGAACCGGCCTACTTCTCCCGATTCTTCAAGCGCTACGCCGGGGTTTCGCCCCGCGCGTTCCGCGAGCCGCGTTGA
- the pobA gene encoding 4-hydroxybenzoate 3-monooxygenase — protein MKTQIAIIGAGPAGLLLGQLLHKAGIDTVILERQPPDYVLDRIRAGVLEQGTAELLREAGAGARMDAEGLLHDGFEMVLNGRRERIDLKALTGGKQVMVYGQTEVTRDLMQARAACGAMSVYEAADVELHDVTREKPYVTFTHQGERVRLDCDYIAGCDGFHGVARRSIPAERLSIFERVYPFGWLGLLSDTPPVNHELIYASSERGFSLCSQRSATRSRYYLQVGLEEKVEDWSDGRFWEELKRRIPEEVARQLVTGPSLEKSIAPLRSFVVEPLQYGRLFLVGDAGHIVPPTGAKGLNLAASDVNTLYRLLVKVYGEGRRDLLEQYSPIALRRIWKAERFSWWMTSMLHRFPDNDAFTRRMLETELDYFLGSKAGRTTIAENYVGLPFEEVA, from the coding sequence ATGAAGACCCAAATCGCCATTATCGGCGCCGGCCCTGCCGGCCTCCTGCTTGGCCAGCTGCTGCACAAGGCTGGCATCGACACCGTGATTCTCGAACGCCAGCCCCCCGATTACGTGCTCGACCGCATCCGCGCCGGCGTGCTGGAACAAGGCACCGCCGAACTGCTGCGCGAAGCCGGCGCCGGCGCGCGGATGGACGCCGAAGGGTTGCTCCACGACGGTTTCGAGATGGTGCTCAACGGCCGCCGCGAGCGCATCGACCTCAAGGCCCTCACCGGCGGCAAGCAGGTGATGGTTTACGGCCAGACCGAAGTCACCCGCGACCTGATGCAGGCCCGTGCCGCCTGCGGCGCGATGAGCGTGTACGAAGCGGCTGACGTGGAGCTGCACGACGTCACCCGCGAAAAGCCCTACGTCACCTTCACTCACCAGGGCGAGCGTGTGCGCCTGGACTGCGACTACATCGCCGGCTGCGACGGCTTCCACGGCGTGGCCCGGCGCAGCATTCCCGCCGAGCGCCTGAGCATCTTCGAGCGTGTCTACCCGTTCGGCTGGCTTGGCCTGCTCAGCGATACTCCACCGGTCAACCACGAACTGATCTACGCCAGCAGCGAGCGCGGCTTCAGCCTGTGCAGCCAGCGCAGTGCCACCCGCAGCCGCTACTACCTGCAGGTGGGGCTGGAGGAAAAGGTGGAGGACTGGTCTGACGGGCGTTTCTGGGAGGAGCTGAAACGCCGTATTCCCGAGGAAGTTGCGCGCCAGTTGGTCACCGGCCCGTCGCTGGAAAAGAGCATCGCCCCGCTGCGCAGCTTCGTGGTCGAGCCGCTGCAGTACGGACGGCTGTTCCTGGTTGGCGACGCCGGTCACATCGTCCCGCCCACCGGCGCCAAGGGCCTGAACCTGGCGGCCAGCGACGTGAACACACTGTACCGCCTCCTTGTGAAGGTCTACGGCGAAGGTCGCCGCGATCTGCTGGAGCAGTACTCGCCCATCGCCCTGCGGCGCATCTGGAAGGCCGAGCGCTTCTCCTGGTGGATGACCTCGATGCTGCATCGATTCCCTGACAACGACGCCTTCACCCGGCGCATGCTGGAGACCGAACTGGACTACTTCCTCGGCTCCAAGGCCGGCCGCACGACCATTGCCGAGAACTATGTCGGCTTGCCGTTCGAGGAAGTGGCCTGA
- a CDS encoding di-heme-cytochrome C peroxidase, with translation MRIIGRVLLAILLLLLLVGAVIAWYTAHPNLPEYTPPQKMIHLEEQWSKQDRETYYYTPQGTQVKGLRYDWFTHLEQPFSKDKFASPENLARFGFLIEPEQIGRAPDDTLAATALTTTKNPGNLPVGFARHQDGETGAWYLDITCSACHTGELRYKGTAVRIDGGAAMHSIASTVPTLRGGAFGQALGASLASTYYVPWKFDRFAQGVLGDRYPKGKAALKRDVRNVLGTLLSTAWNDTHRGLYPTLEGPGRADAFGRIANSVFGDGIDASNYRVANAPVNYPQVWDIWKFDWVQWNGSAMQPMARNIGEALGVGATLRMFESDGKPVMGDERYASSVRLRDLYTLEETLKQLKPPAWPKEVFGEIDLKKASQGRALFQANCVYCHGPHVKEPGAKDYIAPARVPEWRMKMVPTSEIGTDPTTADNIADHTFDIRALKLKTDELQGMNVHLYPQSDVPMDLSKISAAKGLAYVTAFVEQRAYRDAHIGPEQQQEMNGYGLPIGVRELRAYKARPLDGIWATPPFLHNGSVPNLFQMLSPVAERDAQFWVGSFEYDPKFAGYRTERFPGGFLYKTSVTGNSNRGHEFRDGCRQDGVIGRALSPEERWALVEYLKVLGNAEYENKLDPNVPTPPWTPGPKCE, from the coding sequence ATGCGCATTATCGGCCGCGTCCTACTCGCGATCTTGCTGTTGCTCCTGCTCGTCGGAGCTGTCATCGCCTGGTACACCGCGCATCCCAATCTTCCGGAGTACACCCCGCCGCAGAAGATGATCCACCTCGAGGAGCAGTGGTCGAAACAGGACCGCGAAACCTACTACTACACGCCCCAGGGCACCCAGGTGAAAGGCCTGCGCTACGACTGGTTCACCCACCTCGAGCAACCCTTCTCCAAGGACAAGTTCGCCAGCCCGGAAAACCTCGCGCGCTTCGGCTTCCTCATCGAGCCCGAGCAGATCGGCCGCGCCCCCGACGACACCCTGGCCGCTACTGCGCTCACTACCACAAAGAACCCCGGCAACCTGCCCGTGGGCTTCGCCCGCCACCAGGACGGCGAGACCGGCGCCTGGTACCTCGACATCACCTGCTCCGCCTGCCACACCGGCGAGCTGCGCTACAAAGGCACCGCCGTGCGCATCGACGGCGGCGCGGCCATGCACTCCATCGCCTCCACCGTGCCCACTCTGCGCGGCGGCGCCTTCGGCCAAGCGCTGGGCGCCAGCCTCGCGTCCACCTACTACGTCCCGTGGAAGTTCGATCGCTTCGCCCAGGGCGTGCTCGGCGACCGCTATCCCAAGGGCAAGGCCGCGCTCAAGCGCGATGTGCGCAACGTTCTCGGCACCCTGCTCTCCACCGCCTGGAACGACACCCACCGCGGCCTCTACCCGACCCTCGAAGGCCCCGGCCGCGCCGACGCCTTCGGGCGCATCGCCAACAGCGTGTTCGGCGATGGCATCGACGCCTCCAACTACCGCGTCGCCAACGCCCCGGTGAACTACCCGCAGGTGTGGGACATCTGGAAATTCGACTGGGTGCAGTGGAACGGCTCGGCCATGCAGCCCATGGCGCGCAACATCGGCGAAGCCCTCGGCGTCGGCGCCACCCTGCGCATGTTCGAGAGCGACGGCAAGCCGGTGATGGGCGATGAGCGCTACGCCTCCAGCGTGCGCCTGCGCGACCTCTACACCCTGGAAGAAACTCTCAAGCAGCTCAAACCGCCGGCCTGGCCCAAGGAAGTCTTCGGCGAGATCGACCTGAAGAAAGCCTCCCAGGGCCGCGCCCTGTTCCAGGCCAACTGCGTGTACTGCCACGGCCCGCACGTGAAGGAACCCGGCGCCAAGGACTACATCGCCCCGGCGCGCGTGCCCGAGTGGCGCATGAAGATGGTCCCCACCAGCGAAATCGGCACCGATCCGACCACCGCCGACAACATCGCCGATCACACCTTCGACATCCGCGCGCTGAAGCTCAAGACCGACGAGCTGCAGGGCATGAACGTCCACCTCTACCCGCAGAGCGACGTCCCGATGGACCTGTCGAAGATCTCCGCCGCCAAAGGCCTGGCCTACGTCACCGCCTTCGTCGAGCAGCGCGCCTACCGCGACGCGCACATCGGCCCGGAACAGCAACAGGAAATGAACGGCTACGGCCTGCCCATCGGCGTGCGCGAACTGCGCGCCTACAAAGCCCGCCCGCTGGACGGCATCTGGGCCACCCCGCCCTTCCTGCACAACGGCTCGGTGCCCAACCTGTTCCAGATGCTCTCGCCGGTGGCCGAGCGCGACGCGCAGTTCTGGGTCGGCAGCTTCGAGTACGACCCCAAGTTCGCCGGCTACCGCACCGAGCGCTTCCCCGGCGGCTTCCTCTACAAGACCAGCGTCACCGGCAACAGCAACCGCGGCCACGAATTCCGCGACGGCTGCCGCCAGGACGGCGTCATCGGCCGCGCCCTGTCGCCGGAAGAACGCTGGGCGCTGGTGGAATACCTGAAGGTGCTGGGCAACGCCGAGTACGAAAACAAGCTCGACCCGAACGTCCCCACTCCACCGTGGACGCCCGGACCGAAGTGCGAATAA